One Primulina huaijiensis isolate GDHJ02 chromosome 8, ASM1229523v2, whole genome shotgun sequence genomic region harbors:
- the LOC140982631 gene encoding uncharacterized protein, translated as MLLSQDMMEVGTITSHSSEKRPLANSTPASQPKMPAEKNTNSSVFVNHAAIAWDENRRKWTGNLSQKPKRIPKDPIISWSMTYEDLLSTNDPFSEPIPLAEMVDFLVDIWQDEGLFD; from the exons ATGTTATTAAGTCAAGATATGATGGAAGTTGGTACTATAACATCCCATTCCAGTGAGAAGAGACCTTTGGCAAATTCGACGCCTGCAAGTCAACCAAAAATGCCAGCCGAGAAAAATACGAACTCGTCCGTGTTTGTCAATCATG CTGCAATTGCATGGGACGAGAACAGAAGAAAGTGGACTGGAAATTTATCCCAGAAACCTAAAAGGATACCGAAGGATCCAATTATAAG CTGGTCCATGACCTATGAAGACTTGCTCTCCACCAACGACCCTTTCTCCGAGCCAATCCCCTTAGCT GAGATGGTAGACTTTTTGGTCGATATATGGCAAGATGAGGGCCTTTTTGACTGA